From a single Pseudobutyrivibrio xylanivorans genomic region:
- the truA gene encoding tRNA pseudouridine(38-40) synthase TruA: protein MRVMIVVAYDGSGYCGWQIQPNGVTIEQKLNEALTDLLQEPISIIGASRTDAGVHSLGNVAVFDTTSRMPADKISFALNQRLPDDIVVQYSCQVEDDFHPRYAACRKTYEYKILNRKMPDPTKRKDTFHYYYDLDVDKMNEAAAYLIGQHDFTSLSSVKAQVKSRVRTIYTAKVYKEDDVIHIRLTGDGFLYNMVRIIAGTLIKVGAGEMEPMYMLEILRGRNRELAGPTAPAHGLTMIGIEYE from the coding sequence ATGCGAGTAATGATAGTTGTTGCCTATGATGGCAGCGGATACTGTGGCTGGCAAATTCAGCCAAACGGTGTCACAATTGAACAGAAATTAAACGAGGCTCTTACAGATCTTTTGCAAGAGCCTATCTCTATTATTGGGGCAAGCCGAACAGACGCAGGTGTTCATTCCCTTGGAAATGTGGCTGTATTTGATACTACATCCCGTATGCCAGCGGATAAAATTAGCTTTGCCTTGAATCAGCGTCTTCCTGACGATATAGTGGTTCAGTACTCATGCCAGGTGGAGGATGATTTTCATCCTAGATATGCGGCATGTCGCAAGACATATGAGTACAAGATTTTGAATCGCAAGATGCCGGACCCTACAAAGCGTAAGGATACATTCCATTACTATTACGATTTAGACGTGGACAAGATGAACGAGGCTGCTGCGTATCTCATCGGCCAGCACGATTTTACATCACTTTCATCGGTAAAGGCGCAGGTTAAATCCCGCGTCCGTACCATATACACTGCAAAGGTTTATAAGGAGGATGATGTTATCCACATTCGCCTCACTGGCGATGGCTTCCTTTACAACATGGTTCGAATCATTGCTGGAACCCTTATTAAAGTGGGTGCAGGTGAGATGGAGCCAATGTATATGCTTGAAATCCTTCGTGGCCGCAACCGTGAGCTCGCCGGCCCAACAGCCCCAGCCCACGGCTTGACGATGATAGGGATAGAATACGAATAG
- a CDS encoding energy-coupling factor transporter ATPase: MSIIKSKELVHEYIRRDEEGNVESIQVALDHVNLNVEPGQFISILGHNGSGKSTFAKHINALLTPSEGTLIVDGMNTSDDEYTFAVRQTAGMVFQNPDNQIIASVVDEDVAFGPENIGVPTEEIIKRVEKSLKMVGMYKYKSHSPNKLSGGQKQRVAIAGVMAMEPKCIILDEPTAMLDPDGRKDVLQAVHTLNKEKGITVILITHYMEEVVDSDYVFVMEKGKVFMEGKPREIFKDVELLKAHSLDVPQVTLLAHELRKSGLPLPECILTREELVENILKLGRVQTSVHHLTNTTGDKNSDKTANNELILDHVSYKYSPGTAYEVTALDDISLSIKEGEFIGIIGHTGSGKSTLVQHLNGLIKATDGHIYYRGQDIYDKDYDIKELRTQVGMVFQYPEHQLFETTVFKDVQFGPKNQGLDEKEQIKRAYEALGLVGLPEEFYLASPFELSGGQKRRAAIAGVLAMKPAVIILDEPTAGLDPKGRDDILGMIADMHKKRGDTVILVSHSMEDVANYVDRIIVMDAGKPAFDGTPKEVFSHYKELEAMGLAAPQVTYVMNDLKAAGFDIRTDATTVDEAKEEILCCVK; the protein is encoded by the coding sequence ATGTCGATTATCAAATCAAAAGAATTAGTACATGAATATATTAGACGTGATGAAGAGGGCAACGTGGAGAGCATCCAGGTTGCTCTTGATCATGTTAATCTTAATGTGGAACCAGGCCAGTTTATTTCTATTTTGGGACATAATGGTTCTGGCAAATCCACTTTCGCAAAGCATATCAATGCACTTCTTACACCTTCAGAGGGAACGCTCATTGTGGACGGTATGAATACTTCAGATGATGAGTATACCTTTGCAGTTCGTCAGACAGCCGGAATGGTTTTTCAAAATCCTGACAATCAAATTATTGCATCAGTGGTAGACGAGGATGTTGCCTTCGGCCCTGAGAATATCGGTGTTCCAACCGAGGAGATTATCAAGCGTGTTGAGAAATCTCTCAAGATGGTGGGAATGTACAAGTACAAGAGTCATTCTCCTAACAAGCTTTCTGGTGGACAGAAGCAGCGCGTTGCAATTGCTGGCGTTATGGCTATGGAGCCAAAGTGCATTATTTTAGATGAGCCAACAGCCATGCTTGATCCTGATGGAAGAAAGGATGTGCTTCAAGCTGTTCACACTTTGAATAAGGAAAAGGGAATCACAGTTATCCTCATTACTCACTACATGGAAGAGGTTGTAGATTCTGACTATGTTTTCGTAATGGAAAAGGGTAAGGTTTTCATGGAGGGAAAGCCTCGTGAAATCTTTAAGGATGTGGAGCTTTTGAAGGCTCACAGCCTTGACGTGCCACAGGTTACACTGCTTGCACATGAGCTTAGAAAATCAGGACTTCCACTCCCTGAGTGTATCCTTACCAGAGAAGAGCTTGTAGAAAATATTCTAAAGCTTGGTAGAGTACAGACTTCTGTTCATCATCTTACAAATACTACGGGTGATAAGAATTCTGATAAGACTGCTAACAACGAACTTATTTTAGATCACGTTTCATATAAATATAGTCCAGGCACAGCCTATGAGGTTACTGCCCTTGATGACATCAGCCTTTCAATTAAGGAAGGTGAGTTTATCGGTATTATTGGTCACACAGGTAGTGGTAAGTCTACACTTGTGCAGCATCTTAATGGTCTTATCAAGGCTACAGACGGTCATATTTACTATCGTGGCCAGGACATCTATGACAAGGACTATGATATCAAGGAGCTTCGAACACAGGTGGGAATGGTTTTCCAGTACCCAGAGCATCAGCTTTTCGAAACTACTGTTTTTAAGGATGTCCAGTTTGGCCCAAAGAATCAGGGCTTGGACGAGAAAGAGCAGATTAAGCGTGCTTACGAAGCTCTTGGTCTGGTCGGACTCCCAGAAGAGTTCTATCTTGCATCTCCATTTGAGCTTTCAGGTGGTCAGAAGCGTCGCGCTGCAATTGCAGGCGTTCTTGCAATGAAGCCAGCTGTTATCATTCTCGATGAGCCAACTGCTGGCCTTGATCCAAAGGGAAGAGATGATATCCTTGGTATGATTGCAGATATGCACAAGAAACGTGGGGATACAGTCATTCTTGTATCACATTCTATGGAGGATGTGGCAAATTACGTTGACAGAATCATTGTTATGGATGCAGGAAAGCCAGCGTTTGATGGCACTCCTAAGGAAGTCTTTTCTCATTACAAGGAGCTTGAAGCTATGGGGCTTGCTGCACCACAGGTTACCTATGTAATGAATGATTTAAAGGCCGCCGGTTTTGATATTAGGACAGATGCTACAACTGTTGACGAGGCAAAGGAAGAAATATTATGTTGCGTGAAATAA
- a CDS encoding energy-coupling factor transporter transmembrane component T family protein: protein MLREITLGQYYPAESILHSLDPRVKLFATLIFIITLFSSNNVILFAAVLITLFGIIKMSHVPFSFMVKGLRSIVVLLIIAGLFNLFLTPGRTLASFWIFTISDVGLKNAVLMTSRMILLIIGTSIMTLTTTPNQLTDGLEKSLGFLKRINVPVHEISMMMSIALRFIPILIEETDKIMKAQMARGADFESGGLIKKAKNMVPLLVPLFVSAFRRANDLSFAMEARCYNGGEGRTKMRPLKYTSLDQRAYICIAIYLIVFYSAKVIL from the coding sequence ATGTTGCGTGAAATAACTTTAGGACAATATTATCCAGCTGAATCAATTCTTCACTCACTAGATCCAAGAGTGAAGCTGTTTGCTACGCTTATATTTATAATCACGCTGTTTTCTTCTAATAATGTGATTTTGTTTGCGGCAGTATTAATCACACTTTTTGGAATTATAAAGATGAGTCATGTGCCATTTTCATTTATGGTAAAGGGCTTACGTTCGATTGTTGTGCTTTTGATTATTGCAGGACTCTTTAATCTGTTTTTGACACCAGGTCGTACGCTGGCCTCATTTTGGATTTTTACAATATCTGATGTGGGCTTGAAAAATGCGGTGCTCATGACAAGTCGAATGATTCTTCTTATTATTGGTACTTCAATCATGACACTTACCACTACACCAAATCAGCTTACTGATGGTCTTGAAAAGTCTCTTGGCTTTTTAAAGAGGATAAATGTTCCAGTTCATGAGATTTCAATGATGATGTCAATCGCTTTGAGATTCATTCCAATTCTCATTGAGGAAACAGACAAAATAATGAAGGCACAGATGGCAAGAGGAGCAGACTTTGAGTCAGGCGGCCTCATTAAAAAGGCAAAGAACATGGTGCCACTTTTAGTGCCACTTTTTGTATCAGCTTTCAGACGAGCAAACGATTTGTCTTTCGCTATGGAGGCAAGATGCTATAATGGTGGAGAGGGCAGGACAAAGATGCGTCCGCTGAAGTACACTAGTCTGGACCAGCGAGCTTATATTTGTATTGCAATTTATTTGATAGTTTTTTATTCAGCAAAGGTAATTTTATAA
- a CDS encoding VanW family protein: MKKLYKVLSISLALSLASPTITFAAEDAAAEEQANEEAEAVEEEVVTDNRIIPNGISIAGTDVSGKTVTEAQDVVDAYFAAYDNVNFTLSANGQTISAKGSDLCIGAKNNYVTVQAATYGSYGNIAERFKANQDLAAGRTKDFSLSLGANYDGIVRYLNTASSQVNDEASDDYLTRENDQFVFHEGTAGVVVQIEESASLLVDYIENQWDGSDATVELATEVKEPRGSKEELAEIKDLIGAFSTDYSSSSSARKNNVANGVSFINGTILYPGDELSVLNTITPFTAENGYMLAGSYENGTTVETYGGGICQVSTTLYGAVREAELGVVTRSAHSMIVTYVKPSMDAAISESGSKDFQIKNNKNYPIYIEGHCDGSNVYFNIYGKEEDDPGHTVDYETEITGVNVQNTTWVADPNVPLGKMTTTVSGHTGYTARLWKVVYENGTEVSRDVYNNSKYNPSNRTVTVGIASEDANLSYAMLQAVATQDAATIANAIATYAPGVANSTPFTITPKYQVTNQTTTNNSTTNQAPATETAPATEAPAGTTEGTQDAPAI; encoded by the coding sequence ATGAAAAAACTATATAAAGTATTATCAATTTCTTTAGCTTTATCTCTGGCTTCCCCTACCATTACATTTGCTGCTGAGGATGCAGCAGCGGAAGAGCAGGCAAATGAAGAGGCAGAGGCAGTAGAGGAAGAGGTTGTTACTGACAACAGAATTATTCCAAATGGCATCAGTATAGCGGGTACAGATGTCTCAGGAAAGACAGTTACAGAGGCGCAGGATGTTGTAGATGCCTATTTTGCGGCATATGACAATGTGAATTTCACACTTTCTGCCAATGGTCAGACTATCTCTGCAAAGGGTAGTGACCTTTGTATTGGCGCGAAGAATAATTATGTCACTGTTCAGGCAGCTACTTATGGCTCCTATGGCAATATAGCAGAGAGATTTAAAGCCAATCAGGATTTGGCGGCAGGCCGTACAAAGGATTTTTCGCTTTCACTTGGCGCCAACTATGATGGAATCGTCAGATATTTGAATACAGCTTCATCTCAGGTAAATGATGAGGCAAGCGATGACTATCTCACACGTGAGAATGATCAGTTTGTTTTCCATGAGGGAACAGCTGGTGTAGTAGTTCAGATTGAGGAATCTGCATCCCTTCTAGTGGATTATATTGAGAATCAGTGGGATGGCAGTGATGCCACTGTTGAGCTTGCTACAGAGGTAAAAGAGCCTAGAGGAAGCAAGGAGGAGCTGGCAGAGATTAAGGATTTAATTGGAGCTTTCTCAACAGATTATAGCTCTTCATCATCAGCTCGTAAGAATAATGTTGCAAATGGTGTAAGCTTCATTAATGGAACTATTCTTTATCCAGGAGATGAGCTTTCAGTTCTTAATACTATCACACCATTCACAGCTGAAAATGGATACATGCTTGCAGGCTCTTATGAGAATGGAACAACTGTTGAGACTTATGGCGGTGGTATCTGCCAGGTTTCCACTACACTTTACGGAGCTGTTCGTGAGGCTGAGCTTGGAGTTGTTACCAGAAGCGCCCATTCAATGATTGTTACATATGTAAAGCCATCAATGGATGCGGCGATTTCAGAGTCCGGCAGTAAGGATTTTCAGATTAAGAACAACAAGAATTATCCTATATATATAGAAGGTCATTGTGACGGCAGCAATGTATACTTCAACATTTATGGTAAGGAAGAGGATGACCCAGGCCACACAGTTGATTATGAGACTGAAATCACTGGGGTAAATGTTCAGAACACAACATGGGTTGCAGATCCAAATGTACCACTTGGCAAGATGACAACCACAGTCAGTGGTCACACTGGATACACAGCACGCCTTTGGAAGGTTGTTTACGAAAATGGCACAGAGGTTAGCCGCGACGTATATAATAACAGTAAGTACAATCCATCCAACAGAACAGTTACTGTAGGTATAGCTTCGGAGGATGCAAATCTTTCATACGCTATGCTTCAGGCTGTTGCTACACAGGATGCAGCTACAATTGCAAATGCTATAGCGACTTACGCACCAGGTGTTGCTAATTCCACACCATTTACAATTACACCAAAGTATCAGGTCACAAATCAGACCACTACTAATAATTCGACTACAAATCAGGCACCAGCTACCGAGACTGCACCTGCCACTGAGGCACCTGCAGGTACTACAGAAGGAACACAGGATGCGCCTGCAATCTAA
- the trmL gene encoding tRNA (uridine(34)/cytosine(34)/5-carboxymethylaminomethyluridine(34)-2'-O)-methyltransferase TrmL, which produces MLNIILHEPEIPANTGNIGRTCCATGTRLHLIEPLGFVLTDKTVKRAGMDYWDKLEVFRYDDWDDFKAKNPDAKIYMATTKAKRTHTEVNYEPDCYIMFGKESAGIPEEILVDNEENCVRIPMGHDIRSLNLSNSVAIILYEALRQNDFLGLETEGNLHRLNWKE; this is translated from the coding sequence ATGTTAAATATTATATTACATGAGCCTGAAATTCCAGCCAACACAGGAAACATTGGTAGAACGTGCTGCGCTACCGGAACTAGGCTGCATTTAATTGAGCCACTAGGCTTTGTTCTCACAGACAAAACCGTGAAGCGAGCCGGCATGGACTACTGGGACAAGCTTGAGGTTTTCCGTTATGACGATTGGGATGATTTCAAGGCTAAGAATCCAGATGCAAAGATTTATATGGCCACCACAAAGGCCAAGCGTACTCATACAGAGGTAAATTACGAACCAGACTGCTACATAATGTTCGGCAAGGAGTCAGCAGGAATCCCTGAGGAAATTCTTGTAGACAATGAGGAGAATTGCGTTCGTATTCCAATGGGACATGATATACGCTCACTTAATTTATCAAACTCGGTAGCAATCATTTTGTATGAGGCACTGAGACAAAACGATTTCCTCGGACTTGAGACTGAGGGTAATTTACATAGACTCAACTGGAAAGAATAA
- a CDS encoding Lrp/AsnC family transcriptional regulator — protein MREKILTYIEHNSKIDLSDLAMMLGCDQATVMNELEAMENEHVICGYPTLINWEKASVEKVSALIEVRVTPQRGMGFDKVAERIYNYPEVDAVYLISGSYDFMVSIEGHTLREVADFVSAKLSPLDSVLSTQTNFVLKKYKDHGIIMAEKHVDEREKVSL, from the coding sequence ATGAGAGAGAAGATTTTAACTTATATTGAGCATAACAGCAAAATAGATTTGAGCGATTTGGCTATGATGCTTGGCTGCGACCAGGCTACAGTTATGAATGAACTGGAGGCTATGGAAAACGAGCACGTAATCTGCGGTTACCCTACACTCATTAACTGGGAAAAGGCCAGCGTAGAAAAGGTTTCAGCACTTATTGAGGTTCGCGTTACTCCACAGAGAGGAATGGGATTTGACAAGGTTGCTGAGCGCATCTACAACTATCCAGAGGTTGATGCTGTTTATCTTATTTCAGGAAGCTATGATTTCATGGTTTCTATCGAGGGACATACACTTAGAGAGGTTGCAGACTTTGTTTCTGCTAAGCTTTCTCCACTTGACTCAGTGCTTTCTACTCAGACCAACTTTGTATTGAAGAAGTACAAGGACCACGGTATTATCATGGCAGAAAAGCATGTTGATGAGAGGGAGAAGGTGAGCTTATGA
- a CDS encoding pyridoxal phosphate-dependent aminotransferase, whose translation MRNPLNKTITEIKPSGIRKFFDIVAEMPDAISLGVGEPDFDTPWKVRDEAIYSLERGRTFYTSNSGLKELRVEIADFLKRHYGLNYDPLTEMLMTVGGSEGIDVALRAMLDPGDEVLIPQPSYVSYEPCTILAGGKPVAINLKEENEFRLKPEELEAAITDKTKILIMPFPNNPTGAVMEKSDLEPIVELVKKYDLFVLTDEIYGELTYTGQGHVSIASFPGMKERTIYINGFSKSHAMTGWRLGYVCAPQVIVQQMTKIHQFAIMCAPTTSQYAAVTAIRDCDEDVANMREEYNDRRRYLLNRFKKMGVKCFEPYGAFYIFPSIAEFGMSSEEFCTRLLKEKEVAVVPGTAFGESGEGNVRISYAYSLEALKKAMDRIEEFINELRSAK comes from the coding sequence ATGAGAAACCCTCTGAATAAAACTATTACTGAGATAAAGCCTTCGGGAATCCGAAAGTTTTTTGATATTGTGGCAGAGATGCCAGATGCTATTTCCCTTGGCGTAGGCGAGCCAGATTTCGATACACCTTGGAAGGTAAGAGATGAGGCTATTTATTCTCTTGAGAGAGGCCGTACCTTCTACACTTCAAATTCAGGTTTGAAGGAGCTTCGTGTTGAGATAGCTGATTTTTTAAAGCGTCATTATGGTTTGAACTATGATCCACTTACAGAAATGCTTATGACAGTAGGTGGCTCTGAGGGTATTGATGTTGCCCTTCGTGCAATGCTTGATCCAGGTGATGAGGTTCTTATTCCTCAGCCAAGCTACGTTTCCTATGAGCCATGCACCATTTTAGCAGGTGGAAAGCCAGTAGCTATCAACCTTAAGGAGGAAAACGAGTTTCGACTTAAGCCAGAGGAATTAGAGGCTGCTATCACAGATAAGACCAAGATTTTAATCATGCCTTTCCCTAACAACCCAACAGGTGCTGTTATGGAAAAGTCTGATTTAGAGCCTATTGTAGAGCTTGTTAAGAAGTACGATTTGTTCGTTCTTACAGACGAGATTTACGGAGAGCTTACCTACACAGGACAGGGACACGTATCCATTGCCAGCTTCCCTGGAATGAAGGAACGCACTATTTATATCAATGGCTTTTCAAAGAGCCATGCCATGACTGGATGGCGACTCGGATACGTCTGCGCACCACAGGTGATTGTACAGCAGATGACAAAAATCCATCAATTTGCTATAATGTGCGCGCCTACTACAAGCCAGTACGCAGCAGTCACAGCTATTCGTGATTGTGATGAGGACGTGGCAAATATGCGCGAGGAGTACAACGACCGCCGTCGTTATCTTCTGAATCGCTTCAAGAAAATGGGAGTGAAGTGTTTTGAGCCTTATGGTGCATTCTACATTTTCCCATCTATCGCTGAATTTGGCATGTCTTCAGAGGAATTTTGTACTCGACTTCTTAAAGAAAAGGAAGTAGCAGTTGTTCCTGGCACAGCCTTCGGAGAAAGTGGCGAGGGCAATGTGCGTATTTCTTATGCGTACTCGTTGGAGGCGTTGAAGAAGGCTATGGATCGTATAGAAGAATTTATAAACGAGCTTAGATCTGCCAAGTAA
- a CDS encoding AIR synthase family protein, producing MDIGKLPESVLKRSVIKQLNVKRPEVGNGPSIGEDCATVQIGPDEEMVLSTDPITGTASDIGELAVTISVNDLASAGAEPIGILLTVLLTPRMREAKLKHIMEQVDAACKRYNVQVIGGHTEVTEAVNQPLISVTAVGKVKKGQMVSTGGAKPNMDIVLTKWIGLEGTSIIAKDHEAELLTRLPQSLVDTAKGFDQYLSVLPESRIAVEHGVAAMHDVTEGGIFGALWEMGEASGVGLDVDLKAIPVKQETIEVCEFFGINPYELISSGAMLIATNDGNGLVRKLSAAGVASAIIGKSNSSNDRRILSGDEVRFLEPPRTDALYSVERK from the coding sequence ATGGATATTGGAAAGTTACCAGAGAGCGTTCTGAAACGCTCTGTTATCAAACAACTTAATGTAAAGCGACCAGAGGTTGGCAATGGCCCTTCTATTGGAGAGGACTGTGCTACGGTTCAGATTGGACCTGATGAGGAGATGGTTTTATCAACTGATCCTATCACTGGAACAGCCTCTGATATAGGTGAGCTGGCAGTTACAATTTCTGTTAATGACTTGGCATCTGCTGGTGCAGAGCCAATCGGAATCCTTTTGACAGTGCTCCTTACACCTCGCATGAGAGAGGCGAAGCTGAAACACATTATGGAGCAGGTGGATGCAGCTTGCAAACGTTATAATGTGCAGGTCATCGGCGGACATACAGAGGTTACCGAGGCGGTTAATCAGCCTTTGATTTCTGTTACAGCCGTTGGTAAAGTCAAGAAAGGTCAGATGGTATCCACAGGCGGTGCAAAGCCTAATATGGATATTGTGCTCACAAAGTGGATTGGTCTTGAGGGTACGTCTATTATTGCAAAGGACCACGAGGCAGAGCTTCTCACTCGTTTGCCACAGTCACTTGTGGATACGGCTAAGGGCTTTGACCAGTACCTTAGTGTTCTTCCAGAAAGCCGCATCGCAGTGGAGCATGGCGTAGCTGCTATGCATGATGTTACCGAAGGCGGAATATTCGGGGCGCTTTGGGAAATGGGAGAGGCCTCAGGCGTAGGTCTTGATGTTGATTTGAAAGCAATCCCTGTTAAACAGGAAACTATAGAGGTTTGCGAGTTCTTCGGAATTAATCCTTATGAACTCATTTCGTCAGGTGCAATGCTCATCGCAACCAACGACGGCAATGGATTGGTTCGCAAACTTAGTGCAGCGGGGGTAGCATCCGCCATTATCGGGAAGTCCAACTCTTCGAATGATCGTCGCATTTTAAGCGGCGATGAGGTGCGCTTCCTTGAGCCACCACGTACCGATGCGTTATACAGCGTAGAACGAAAATAA